In one window of Cellulophaga sp. HaHa_2_95 DNA:
- a CDS encoding flavin reductase family protein, whose translation MKLNNTDLNNLDRINRIKIINAVSGIKPGNLIGTIDNEGSTNLAIFSSVVHLGSDPALLGFILRPTGEVPRNTYDNILANKSYTINHIHPEFTKNAHYTSAKFDASVSEFDRCGLTEEYIDTCKAPFVRESRLKMGMQFIEALPIKQNNTLFVIGEITSLILPDTSFESKEDINLEEINSVGISGLNSYYTVTKMAEYPYARASEAPKF comes from the coding sequence ATGAAGCTTAATAATACTGACCTTAACAACTTAGACCGTATCAACCGTATTAAAATAATTAATGCCGTTTCTGGTATAAAACCTGGTAACTTAATAGGAACTATTGATAACGAAGGGAGTACAAACCTCGCCATCTTTAGTTCCGTAGTACATCTAGGTAGTGATCCTGCTTTATTAGGCTTTATTTTAAGACCTACCGGTGAAGTACCACGGAACACGTATGATAATATCTTAGCGAATAAATCATATACCATTAATCATATTCATCCAGAATTCACAAAGAATGCGCATTATACCTCAGCAAAATTTGATGCTTCTGTATCTGAATTTGATCGCTGCGGACTCACAGAAGAATATATAGATACGTGTAAGGCTCCTTTTGTGAGAGAGAGCCGTTTAAAAATGGGAATGCAATTTATTGAGGCTTTACCGATAAAGCAAAATAATACGCTATTCGTCATTGGTGAAATTACGAGTTTAATTCTACCTGATACTTCTTTTGAAAGTAAAGAGGACATCAATTTAGAAGAAATTAATAGTGTAGGAATCTCTGGACTCAATAGCTACTACACTGTCACCAAAATGGCCGAATATCCATATGCACGTGCTAGTGAAGCACCTAAATTTTAA
- a CDS encoding CusA/CzcA family heavy metal efflux RND transporter, translating into MLSNIIHFSIKNKFLILLFTLFIVGFGLYSLSQIPIGAVPDVTNNQVQVITTSKNLSTQDMEQFITYPVELEMANLPGVEEIRSVSKFGLSVVTIVFNDDMGTFLPRQLIAEKIKSASEKIPEGFGSPEMGPITTGLGEIYQYILDVKPAFKNKYTTQDLRTIQDWIVKRQLSGIPGVVEVNTWGGFLKQYEVAIDTEKLYAMNISAHDVFRALEANNSVSGGGYIEKMNQAYFIRGEGLITSLNDIENVVVKNLNGLPIYIKDVAKVGFGSANRFGAITANGEGEKVLGQVMMLKDANSKKVIDAVKFRVEEISKSLPEGVYINAFLDRSDLIAKTTFTVTENLVLGCLIVIFVVVLLLGNFRSGLVVASVIPLCLLFALSLMYIFGVDANLMSLGAIDFGIIIDGAVIIVEFIAFKISATSTEIMALPKEEQQQLKDQIAQNGASKMMNSAVFGQLIILIVFIPILSLSGVEGKMFIPMALTFSFALIGAMLLCFTYVPVAASLFLKPQKKTERRTISTRLINWLVAKYDPILGWALNSKKVVLAIAGFLLAFSVYLFTQMGGEFVPTLDEGDFVIQPVLKTGTSLSKTIEITTQIEDILLTNFPEVEQAVTRIGAAEVPTDPMSMEESDVIIILKPKGEWTSATTKDELADKFKEALAVIPGMEVEFTQPIEMRFNELITGVRADIAIKIFGDDLAVLAKKGKEIGDLIAKVKGAADISIEKVEGLPEMSIKYDRSKVARYGLNIQELNDLVAMAFAGKTAGNIFEGEKRFDLVVRLDTSKRKDIDNLQNLFVDLPNGGKIPLRELASITYEKGAAKISRDNTRRRIVVGVNVRNRDLQSVVDDVQQLITKHVELPVGYTISYGGQFENLQSAKSRLLLAVPIALVLIFILLFFAFKSVKEALMIYSAIPLAAVGGILFLWIRDLPFSISAGVGFIALFGIAVLNGIVLIEHFKELKAKGFETIEELIKHGAKDRLRAVLLTASAAALGFLPMAISTNAGAEVQRPLATVVIGGLFTATLLTLVVLPVLYAILNKIKPMKIKNKSSLTLVALGVLVIGQGMAQGKPLYLEDLISIAIENNASLKAKNNQLLQSEKLVRSAFDFDKTQVYYEFDENNLASNNEPLKVYGVQQDFRFPTVYFSQKKVNKARYALAENTFEIQKKAIIRNLTSAYYNYQIAIEKEKLYNSLDSLYTNFSSMANRRFELGETNYLEKITALSKEKQISLEYAAAQKKVRETYLHIKAIVQIKDSLWIAPALHFKANLQLTEPMVSPEVSLYQNKEALFKAEKRLEKQQLLPDISLNYFQGTNESLNTNLYGYQLGLKIPIFFGGKNARIKASKYAESASVNELDQYKVDLNLRKKVLLNKLAQHTEALTYYETEGKQLSNEILKTALGNYKNGEIDFYQYLQSLESAYEIQLAYLDKLQDYNQTLVAINYLTL; encoded by the coding sequence ATGTTATCAAATATTATTCATTTTAGTATTAAGAATAAGTTTTTAATTCTCTTATTTACACTTTTTATCGTTGGGTTTGGATTGTATTCCTTATCTCAAATACCTATTGGAGCAGTTCCGGATGTTACCAATAATCAAGTACAAGTAATCACCACGTCTAAAAACCTTTCTACACAAGACATGGAACAGTTTATAACCTATCCGGTAGAGCTAGAGATGGCAAATTTACCTGGGGTAGAAGAAATTAGATCGGTTTCTAAGTTTGGACTATCCGTAGTGACCATTGTTTTTAATGATGATATGGGAACTTTTTTGCCTAGGCAGTTAATTGCTGAAAAAATTAAATCGGCTTCTGAAAAAATCCCAGAGGGTTTTGGATCGCCAGAAATGGGACCTATTACCACAGGCTTAGGGGAAATTTATCAATACATTTTAGATGTAAAACCAGCCTTTAAAAACAAATATACCACTCAAGATTTGAGGACTATTCAAGACTGGATTGTAAAAAGACAGCTTTCAGGAATTCCGGGTGTGGTAGAAGTAAATACTTGGGGAGGATTTTTGAAGCAGTATGAAGTAGCGATAGATACCGAGAAACTCTATGCCATGAACATCAGTGCACATGATGTTTTTAGAGCCTTAGAAGCTAATAATAGTGTTTCCGGTGGCGGTTATATTGAGAAGATGAATCAGGCTTATTTTATTCGTGGCGAAGGTTTAATTACATCTTTAAATGATATTGAAAATGTGGTAGTAAAGAATCTAAACGGACTACCAATTTACATCAAGGACGTAGCTAAAGTTGGTTTTGGTAGTGCCAATAGGTTTGGAGCAATTACGGCCAATGGCGAAGGCGAAAAAGTCTTAGGTCAAGTGATGATGCTTAAAGATGCAAACTCAAAAAAGGTTATAGATGCCGTGAAGTTTCGGGTAGAAGAAATTAGCAAGTCGCTTCCAGAAGGGGTATACATCAATGCTTTTTTAGACCGCAGTGATCTTATTGCTAAAACAACCTTTACCGTAACAGAGAATCTAGTATTAGGCTGTCTTATTGTAATATTTGTTGTGGTACTGTTGCTCGGCAATTTTAGATCAGGTTTGGTGGTAGCTTCCGTAATTCCGCTTTGTTTGCTCTTTGCACTATCCTTGATGTACATTTTTGGAGTAGATGCAAATTTAATGAGTTTGGGAGCTATAGATTTTGGGATTATTATAGACGGAGCGGTTATTATTGTAGAGTTCATTGCTTTTAAAATAAGTGCCACCAGTACAGAAATAATGGCCTTACCTAAAGAAGAGCAACAACAGTTAAAAGACCAAATTGCTCAAAACGGAGCATCAAAAATGATGAATTCTGCAGTATTTGGCCAGCTCATTATATTAATTGTATTTATTCCAATACTCTCGTTAAGTGGGGTAGAAGGTAAAATGTTTATACCAATGGCACTTACTTTTAGTTTTGCTCTTATTGGCGCCATGCTATTGTGCTTCACTTACGTGCCAGTCGCTGCCTCTTTATTTTTAAAACCTCAAAAAAAGACGGAAAGAAGAACTATCTCTACGCGTTTGATAAATTGGCTGGTTGCTAAATATGACCCTATTTTGGGATGGGCACTAAATAGTAAAAAAGTAGTATTGGCTATTGCAGGTTTCCTGTTAGCTTTTTCCGTTTATTTATTTACGCAAATGGGTGGGGAGTTTGTTCCTACTTTAGATGAAGGCGATTTTGTTATTCAGCCTGTACTTAAAACAGGAACCTCTCTGAGTAAAACCATTGAAATTACGACTCAAATAGAAGATATATTGCTGACAAACTTTCCAGAAGTAGAGCAAGCGGTGACTAGAATTGGTGCTGCAGAAGTACCTACGGATCCTATGTCTATGGAAGAGAGCGATGTAATTATTATATTAAAACCAAAAGGAGAATGGACTTCGGCCACTACTAAAGATGAATTAGCAGATAAATTTAAAGAAGCTTTAGCGGTGATTCCTGGAATGGAGGTTGAATTTACTCAGCCTATTGAAATGCGTTTCAATGAATTAATTACAGGAGTACGTGCCGATATTGCCATTAAAATTTTCGGTGACGATTTAGCGGTTTTGGCCAAAAAAGGAAAAGAAATTGGCGATCTAATTGCAAAAGTTAAGGGTGCTGCAGATATTTCTATTGAGAAAGTAGAAGGTTTGCCAGAAATGAGTATCAAATATGATCGGAGTAAAGTGGCGCGTTACGGATTAAACATTCAAGAATTAAATGATCTGGTAGCAATGGCTTTTGCCGGGAAAACTGCAGGCAATATTTTTGAAGGTGAAAAACGATTTGATTTAGTGGTTCGTTTGGATACCTCTAAGCGAAAAGATATAGATAATCTTCAAAATTTATTTGTAGACCTTCCTAATGGCGGTAAGATTCCCCTGAGAGAATTAGCATCCATTACCTATGAGAAAGGTGCAGCTAAAATATCGCGAGATAATACGCGAAGACGTATCGTTGTAGGTGTAAATGTACGGAATAGAGACCTACAATCTGTGGTTGATGATGTTCAGCAATTAATAACAAAACATGTAGAGCTACCGGTAGGCTATACCATTTCATACGGAGGTCAGTTTGAAAACTTGCAAAGTGCTAAATCTCGCTTGCTATTGGCAGTACCGATAGCGTTGGTGCTTATTTTTATACTATTGTTTTTTGCCTTCAAATCGGTAAAAGAGGCATTAATGATTTATTCTGCAATCCCATTAGCCGCTGTTGGCGGCATCTTGTTCTTATGGATTAGAGATTTGCCATTTAGTATTTCTGCAGGGGTAGGTTTTATTGCCCTTTTCGGGATTGCCGTTTTAAATGGAATCGTCTTAATCGAACATTTTAAAGAGTTAAAAGCGAAAGGTTTTGAAACAATTGAAGAATTAATTAAACATGGGGCCAAAGATAGATTACGAGCTGTTTTATTAACTGCTTCTGCCGCTGCATTAGGTTTTTTACCCATGGCCATTTCTACCAATGCAGGAGCAGAAGTACAAAGACCCTTGGCCACGGTGGTAATCGGAGGATTATTTACGGCAACGCTTTTAACGCTTGTAGTCTTACCCGTGCTTTACGCAATCTTAAATAAAATTAAGCCGATGAAAATTAAAAATAAAAGTAGTCTTACCCTTGTTGCTTTAGGTGTATTGGTAATAGGGCAGGGAATGGCGCAAGGAAAGCCGTTATATTTAGAAGACCTAATTTCTATAGCCATTGAAAATAATGCTTCTTTGAAGGCTAAAAATAATCAACTTTTACAATCAGAAAAACTGGTTCGCAGTGCTTTTGATTTTGATAAGACCCAAGTCTACTATGAGTTTGATGAAAACAATTTAGCAAGTAATAATGAGCCCCTAAAAGTATATGGAGTGCAGCAAGATTTCCGTTTTCCAACGGTGTATTTTTCTCAAAAGAAAGTAAATAAAGCAAGATACGCTCTCGCTGAAAATACGTTTGAAATTCAGAAAAAAGCAATTATACGAAACCTAACTTCTGCCTATTATAATTACCAAATAGCAATAGAAAAAGAAAAGCTGTATAATAGCCTAGATAGTTTATATACCAATTTTTCTAGCATGGCCAATAGGCGTTTTGAGCTAGGGGAAACTAATTATCTAGAAAAGATAACAGCCTTATCTAAAGAAAAACAAATTAGTTTAGAATATGCTGCAGCTCAAAAAAAGGTTAGAGAAACTTATTTACATATAAAAGCTATTGTACAAATTAAAGATTCTTTATGGATAGCACCAGCACTCCATTTCAAGGCAAATTTACAACTAACAGAACCTATGGTAAGCCCTGAAGTTAGCTTATATCAAAATAAGGAGGCATTGTTCAAAGCAGAGAAACGCCTGGAAAAACAACAGCTACTTCCAGATATCAGTCTTAATTATTTTCAAGGAACTAATGAAAGTTTAAATACCAATTTATATGGCTATCAATTGGGACTTAAAATACCTATTTTTTTTGGAGGGAAAAATGCCAGGATCAAAGCATCTAAATATGCAGAATCGGCTTCGGTAAATGAATTGGATCAATACAAGGTTGACTTGAATCTAAGGAAAAAAGTGCTCTTAAATAAGCTAGCGCAACATACAGAAGCACTTACCTATTACGAAACAGAAGGAAAACAACTCTCTAATGAAATATTAAAAACAGCACTGGGTAATTATAAAAATGGAGAAATTGATTTTTATCAATATCTACAGAGTCTTGAGAGCGCCTATGAAATACAGCTAGCTTACTTAGATAAACTGCAAGATTACAATCAAACACTTGTTGCTATTAATTATTTAACACTTTAA
- a CDS encoding TIGR03643 family protein, whose amino-acid sequence MKDTLEFTERELDRIIEMAWEDRTPFEAIEFQFKIPEKDVIRLMRSNLKESSFKRWRKRVNSGVSQKHLKKRNPEINRFKCSRQRAISGNKISKR is encoded by the coding sequence ATGAAAGACACTTTAGAATTTACAGAACGAGAATTAGACCGGATTATAGAGATGGCATGGGAAGACCGTACGCCATTTGAAGCCATTGAATTCCAATTTAAGATTCCTGAAAAAGACGTCATAAGACTGATGCGCTCCAACCTCAAGGAAAGTAGTTTTAAAAGATGGCGAAAAAGGGTAAACAGTGGTGTTAGTCAGAAGCATTTAAAAAAAAGAAATCCGGAAATTAATAGGTTCAAATGCTCTAGACAACGCGCTATTTCTGGTAATAAAATTAGCAAACGATAA
- a CDS encoding DUF2452 domain-containing protein, translated as MNSKKPDNVVFNTDTQKYDAALKPYSTNLGAPAIQPMDTIAWKNRSINKVNHKIQTRYQELKEAYDKMMAEFEHNNLIYNAKFSFEPIIGEIYHLYSKQDGTNFLSIIAPEECNFKSLGSFYLNADQIWEKL; from the coding sequence ATGAATTCAAAAAAGCCAGATAATGTGGTTTTCAACACCGATACTCAGAAGTATGATGCTGCATTAAAGCCCTATAGTACCAATTTAGGCGCTCCTGCGATACAACCTATGGATACTATTGCATGGAAAAATAGATCTATTAACAAGGTTAACCATAAAATTCAAACTAGGTATCAAGAATTAAAAGAAGCGTATGATAAGATGATGGCTGAATTTGAGCATAATAATTTGATTTATAATGCCAAATTCTCTTTTGAGCCTATTATAGGAGAAATATACCATCTGTATTCCAAACAAGACGGTACTAATTTTTTATCCATAATAGCGCCTGAGGAATGCAACTTTAAGTCTTTGGGTAGTTTTTATTTAAATGCGGATCAAATTTGGGAGAAACTTTAA
- a CDS encoding FAD-binding domain-containing protein — MSISPNFLNPEFPTDMDAIQKRIAQIEPRKYASSRNYIDGSVSYLSPYISRGVISTKQVYQSLLERGFTTSNAEKFIQELAWRDYWQQVWIHKGNAIDSDLKHPQPNAENHEIPWVINEGTTGIIAIDKAISLLYKTGYMHNHLRMYVASMACNVANSHWKVPAQWMYYHLLDADWASNALSWQWVAGANSNKKYYANQENINRYCHTQQTNTFLDIAYEDFESLPIPDALIDTKNFNLETILPDAEVLTLDADLPIHIYNFYNLDPNWRKNEPANKVLILEPSHFKKYPVSEKSIQFALELAKNIPNIQLFVGEFQELSALYPKTQCYYKEHPSNSHYVGIEDSRDWMFPVNGYYPSFFAFWKKCKKEIKNNMIHEA, encoded by the coding sequence ATGAGTATTTCCCCTAATTTTTTAAACCCCGAATTTCCGACGGATATGGATGCTATTCAAAAACGAATAGCACAAATAGAGCCGAGGAAATACGCCAGTTCTAGAAATTATATTGATGGTAGCGTATCTTATCTATCGCCCTATATATCTAGGGGTGTAATTTCCACAAAACAAGTATACCAATCACTTTTAGAACGAGGATTTACAACTTCTAATGCTGAAAAATTTATTCAAGAATTAGCGTGGCGTGATTACTGGCAGCAAGTTTGGATTCATAAAGGGAATGCTATAGATTCAGATTTAAAACATCCACAACCAAATGCTGAGAATCATGAAATACCTTGGGTTATTAATGAGGGTACTACTGGAATAATAGCAATAGATAAAGCAATTAGCCTGCTTTACAAAACGGGTTATATGCACAATCATTTGCGAATGTATGTGGCCAGTATGGCATGCAATGTAGCTAATAGTCACTGGAAAGTTCCTGCACAATGGATGTATTATCACCTTTTAGATGCAGATTGGGCAAGTAATGCTTTGAGCTGGCAATGGGTAGCTGGAGCCAATAGCAATAAAAAATATTATGCAAATCAAGAAAATATCAACAGATACTGTCATACGCAACAGACAAATACTTTCTTAGATATAGCTTATGAAGATTTTGAAAGTCTGCCTATTCCCGATGCTTTAATAGACACCAAAAACTTCAACTTAGAAACAATACTTCCCGATGCTGAAGTTTTAACTCTAGATGCTGATCTACCCATACATATCTATAATTTCTACAATTTAGATCCTAATTGGAGAAAAAATGAACCTGCAAATAAGGTTCTAATTTTAGAACCATCCCATTTTAAAAAATACCCAGTGTCCGAAAAAAGTATACAATTTGCTTTGGAACTCGCCAAAAACATACCGAACATTCAGCTTTTTGTTGGAGAGTTTCAAGAGCTAAGTGCTCTATACCCTAAAACCCAATGTTATTACAAAGAGCATCCTTCCAATAGCCACTACGTAGGAATAGAAGATTCTAGAGATTGGATGTTTCCTGTTAATGGATATTACCCTTCCTTTTTTGCGTTTTGGAAAAAATGCAAAAAAGAAATTAAAAACAACATGATACATGAAGCTTAA
- a CDS encoding DUF2256 domain-containing protein, whose protein sequence is MKKQHLPQKLCLVCNKPFTWRKKWEKEWNNVKYCSERCRRNKN, encoded by the coding sequence ATGAAAAAACAACACTTACCTCAAAAGCTATGTTTGGTTTGTAATAAGCCATTTACATGGCGAAAAAAGTGGGAGAAAGAATGGAACAATGTAAAATACTGTTCTGAACGATGTAGAAGAAATAAAAACTAA
- a CDS encoding cryptochrome/photolyase family protein: MKDATLIFPHQLFENSPILELDAPIYLIEEFLFFKQYKFHKQKIAFHRASMKFYESYLQSKNHEVIYIEAIDNLSNINSLIKQLSKEGVHHLNFMEVSDYWLRQRIEETSKKQHITLTAFDSPLFINNKEDLNHFFKKDKKSFHQTTFYKQERKRLGILMDKNDEPMGGKWTYDTENRKKYPAKKTPPAIHFPEVTSYHKEAKAYVDTHFSNHYGELTKEVYYPIDFEASKVWFDQFLEQRFSEFGIYEDAIVGENSILNHSVLTPMLNVGLLTPHLIIDTTIAYAEKHDIPINSLEGFVRQIIGWREFMRGMYELKGVHQRTRNFWGFTRKIPKSFYTGTTGIVPIDTTIKKILKTGYCHHIERLMVLGNLMLLCEFDPEEVYKWFMELFIDSYDWVMVPNVYGMSQFADGGSFATKPYISGSNYVMKMSNYGKGDWQQSWDGLFWRFMHEHRDYFKENPRLKMLLSTFDRMDDTKKEAHLKNAVTFLVRLK; this comes from the coding sequence ATGAAAGATGCTACCCTAATATTTCCACACCAATTATTTGAGAATTCTCCAATTTTAGAACTTGATGCTCCCATATATTTAATTGAAGAATTTTTGTTTTTCAAACAATATAAATTTCATAAACAAAAAATTGCTTTTCATAGGGCGAGCATGAAATTCTATGAATCTTACTTACAGTCAAAAAATCATGAAGTCATTTATATTGAAGCTATTGACAATTTATCGAACATCAACAGCCTAATCAAACAGCTGAGCAAAGAAGGTGTACATCACTTAAATTTTATGGAAGTTTCTGATTATTGGTTACGCCAAAGAATTGAAGAAACCAGCAAAAAACAGCACATTACTTTAACAGCATTTGACTCTCCCCTATTTATAAATAATAAAGAAGACTTAAATCATTTTTTTAAGAAAGATAAAAAAAGCTTTCATCAAACAACGTTTTACAAGCAGGAACGAAAAAGGTTAGGCATTCTAATGGATAAGAATGATGAGCCGATGGGTGGTAAATGGACTTATGATACTGAGAATAGGAAAAAATATCCTGCAAAAAAAACACCTCCTGCGATACATTTTCCTGAGGTCACAAGCTATCATAAAGAAGCAAAAGCATACGTGGACACACATTTTTCTAATCATTATGGGGAACTTACTAAGGAAGTGTATTACCCCATAGATTTTGAAGCCTCTAAGGTTTGGTTTGATCAATTTCTAGAGCAACGTTTTTCAGAATTCGGAATTTACGAAGATGCTATTGTTGGTGAGAATTCCATATTGAATCACAGTGTGTTAACTCCCATGTTAAATGTTGGCTTATTAACACCTCACCTCATCATTGACACTACCATAGCCTATGCTGAAAAGCATGATATCCCAATCAACTCATTAGAGGGCTTTGTGCGTCAGATTATTGGGTGGAGAGAGTTTATGCGCGGTATGTATGAACTGAAAGGGGTACACCAACGCACCCGTAATTTCTGGGGGTTTACCCGTAAGATTCCAAAGTCATTTTATACAGGTACTACCGGGATTGTACCGATTGATACAACTATTAAAAAAATACTAAAGACTGGGTATTGCCACCATATAGAACGCCTAATGGTACTGGGTAACCTTATGCTCTTGTGTGAGTTTGATCCCGAAGAAGTCTATAAATGGTTTATGGAATTGTTTATAGATTCTTATGATTGGGTGATGGTGCCTAATGTATATGGCATGAGCCAATTTGCAGATGGAGGATCTTTTGCGACCAAGCCTTATATTAGTGGTAGTAATTACGTGATGAAAATGAGTAATTACGGTAAAGGAGATTGGCAACAATCCTGGGATGGACTTTTTTGGCGATTTATGCATGAACATCGCGATTATTTCAAAGAAAATCCAAGGTTGAAAATGTTACTCTCTACTTTTGACCGAATGGATGATACCAAAAAAGAAGCACATCTAAAGAACGCCGTTACCTTCTTAGTACGTTTAAAGTAA
- a CDS encoding DUF2892 domain-containing protein yields MLNTYFRVIVGVMVLLSVVLSVYVSPNWMWFTVFIGVNLIQSAFTKWCLLETILKKLGIKNNGSSCASC; encoded by the coding sequence ATGTTAAATACATATTTTAGAGTGATTGTCGGTGTTATGGTACTATTAAGTGTTGTACTTTCTGTTTATGTTAGTCCAAACTGGATGTGGTTTACTGTATTTATTGGCGTAAATTTAATACAGTCTGCCTTTACCAAATGGTGTCTTTTAGAAACCATTTTGAAGAAGTTAGGTATAAAAAATAATGGAAGTTCTTGTGCTTCTTGCTAA
- a CDS encoding Lacal_2735 family protein: MFGLFKKKSEKDKLYETYQNLLQEAHKLSTSNRKLSDQKTYEAEEVMKKIEQLSKKMEYHEFKKAR; the protein is encoded by the coding sequence ATGTTCGGACTTTTTAAGAAAAAATCGGAGAAAGATAAGCTTTATGAAACCTATCAGAATTTGCTTCAAGAAGCACATAAGCTCTCTACCTCGAATAGAAAATTGAGTGATCAAAAGACTTATGAAGCAGAAGAAGTCATGAAGAAGATAGAACAGTTAAGCAAAAAAATGGAATACCATGAATTCAAAAAAGCCAGATAA
- a CDS encoding efflux RND transporter periplasmic adaptor subunit — protein sequence MKNITYISILVVVILIFSCKEAEKGTAITNLTSNYIEITADQFEKNNYALRGFNEGDFPKVVNATGLIDVPPENKARVSAIMGGYIKSTPLLIGDTVKKGQVLVTLENPAFVTLQQEYMELNEQLVYLKSEYDRQQTMMEEKITSQKSFLKAESDYKTSLARQHGVKKQLEMLHISSSKAAKGIFTSVVSIHAPITGTISKTFVSMGTYVSPASPILEIINNDHIHLELSVFEKDILTIKKGQEITFKIPEASDQVYSGEVYLMGNTIDENRTIKIHGHIENETEYNFIAGMFVDAKISTSSEKQQALPSEAIVSADDLKYVLVLDKKENGVYYFLQKEVKTKDSYRENTSIINSKQFANDAQFLVKGAFSLIGG from the coding sequence ATGAAAAACATCACTTATATAAGTATCCTAGTTGTTGTTATTTTAATCTTTAGCTGTAAAGAAGCAGAGAAGGGGACGGCAATAACAAATTTAACTTCTAACTATATAGAAATTACGGCAGATCAATTTGAAAAGAATAACTATGCATTAAGAGGCTTTAACGAAGGAGATTTTCCTAAGGTGGTAAATGCTACGGGTTTAATTGATGTTCCTCCAGAGAATAAAGCACGTGTAAGTGCTATAATGGGGGGATACATAAAATCGACTCCTTTGTTAATTGGTGATACCGTAAAAAAAGGACAAGTATTGGTAACCCTTGAGAATCCAGCATTTGTTACGCTCCAACAAGAATATATGGAACTGAATGAACAGTTGGTTTATTTGAAGTCGGAATATGATCGGCAGCAAACAATGATGGAAGAAAAAATTACGTCGCAAAAGAGCTTTTTAAAAGCCGAAAGTGATTATAAAACAAGTCTTGCGCGCCAGCATGGGGTAAAGAAACAATTAGAAATGCTTCACATAAGTAGCTCTAAGGCTGCTAAAGGAATATTCACCTCCGTGGTTAGTATTCATGCACCAATCACAGGAACAATATCTAAAACCTTTGTTTCTATGGGTACCTATGTTTCACCTGCCAGTCCTATTTTAGAAATCATTAATAACGATCATATTCATTTAGAACTCTCTGTATTTGAAAAAGATATATTAACTATTAAAAAAGGACAAGAAATAACCTTTAAAATTCCAGAAGCATCAGATCAAGTGTATTCTGGTGAAGTTTATCTTATGGGAAATACTATTGATGAAAATAGAACAATTAAAATTCATGGTCATATTGAAAATGAAACGGAATACAATTTTATTGCAGGAATGTTCGTAGATGCCAAAATAAGTACAAGTTCAGAAAAGCAACAGGCTTTGCCTTCAGAAGCTATTGTTTCTGCTGATGACTTAAAGTATGTATTGGTTTTGGATAAGAAAGAAAACGGAGTCTATTATTTTTTGCAAAAGGAAGTAAAAACCAAAGATAGTTATCGTGAAAATACTTCGATCATTAATAGCAAACAGTTTGCTAATGATGCTCAATTTCTGGTAAAAGGAGCCTTCAGTTTAATAGGAGGCTAA